In Anopheles arabiensis isolate DONGOLA chromosome 2, AaraD3, whole genome shotgun sequence, the genomic window ACAAGATCGATAAATTCGATGCTGTTTTTCATAGTTGAACGATTCGTTTATTGAGTCAAACACTTGCTTCCCTGCTGGGGGAGCTAGAAATTGTGTTTAAAATGTTGCAATGTTAGCATTACAAGGGGCTGAGCGATGGTTTGTGAGAATATTTAGTTTCACTCTGGTGGGTAGAAAAATATTACCAGATTCTAGACTGTTTATTATTCTAATGGCATCGATTTAGCTCTGTATAACATCTCATCTGgtgctgttttattttgcggCGTTTCGCCTGCCTGCTAGTGTGAATAGCTAAACCGATTTAGGTGCAACACTTGACACGCTGCAGTACCGACCGaatcgacttcaaatcaaCGGTAGAAGCGTAACCAAGCTGGCAGTGTCAATAGTCATCAAATCGACGAGTCGAAAATcgaccagcaacaacaaaaaaaaaactggtccACATACTGTATCGATTCGCGGGCCCGTAAATATTAGAGCGCAAATGGGCAGTTGGGGGATGGATTTTTGCACCCACTCGCGGTCGGGTACGGCGATAAAATCGGCTATAAACTGTGCGCAAGGCGCAAACAGGTACAAACACACCAGGTCTGCATCGCAAAATGCGTACTTAAAACCTTCTCAACCTGCTCTACGACTGCAGCTACGCTGGCAAGAGAAATTGCCACCGCGTCTAATAGATTATGATCTCGTTCCTATCCGCCAAATGTATCGATCTGGAGCAATTGCTCGAttgctctgtgtgtgagtgtgtgttttgtgggtTTGCGTCATAAAATCCTCTGCACGAGTATCGCGCACGGAGCCCGGCGGGTCTTTGCAAACGCTTCAGACGGTCGGTATATTTATAGCCGACAGCGCGTACGCGCTGCTAATTAGGTTAACTTCAGTTTTGGGGTGAGTTTGAGTGAGCAGAGATGAAAGGCATGGGaagggggcgggggggggctGTAGTGGATGCATTCGATCCACTTGGCCGGGGTCACTCATCGTTGATACGGTGTGACAGGAAACTACTACACCGTGCAATCCGTCCATCAAGGGATCTTCCTCGGCAGCAATGGGGATAGAAAGGGGAAGGTAATTATTGCTACGGTTGGGCTGTCACGCTGAAAATAGCTCTCACCCCCAGCAGCTGGGAGTCTTTTAGCGGGGCAAATAAATCACGGCTAGGTCGCGGTTGGGCCAAAGCGAAAAAAATTCTATTTCGACGAGTCAGGCGGATGAGATGGAGACGGGTCGCGGATCGATTGAGTCGTTTTCGTAGCGTCTCGCTCATGCCTCAATGCGGCTGGCGGTCGGTTTAATGCTGACGAGTATGCTTCAGCTTCGCTGCCAATCAATTAGCGGCTCATTGgcgggtttgtttttatttcgcatCAAAATTTGCCAACACAGCGTGCTTAAACGGTTGAGTGACGGCTGCAAGTTGGCTTCAGGCGTCTATCGGtagcaaattaaaataaaaaatctatTTATGAGCAAGATAGAGACGACAACAGAGCTAGATAAATAAGTGTAGctgatttatttaattcaaatCAAGCTCAAATGTTTCAATTAAGCATTATTGCTGCGAGACGTCTTGCTTGGACAGCGAGTGCTCTAGGCCCAAAATTGGTTGCCCTGTAAATCTCGCTACCATTTTTGTTATGCTCAAATTCCATTCCACCACCCTAAGAACCCCCCAAAACGAGCGCCTAGGCTGCGAATGCGcatgtttgtgcgtgtgtaaaTATATCACCCCGAGTGACAGACGGTCGGGCGTTGGCAAGCAATCGCGATAACCGTGAACTTGAATTATGAGCTCCCAAAGAGGGCGAGAGCAATAAgccagccaaaaaaaaaaagcaaatacaaaaaagaagcacacacacccaattTCCTCCAGTAGCAGACAAACGGAACAATGTacacaccagcaacaacagtgcgggggaaaaaaacaaacaaaataaaaatgaaatcatcaCCCAGAAACGTgcgcttccttccttcccatCAGCGAGTTGCGCGATAATCTGATAAgcttaaaaatatacacaccTCGAAAATTGCATCCAGATGCACCCACTGCGCTGTCGACTTTCGGATACGTGCTCCACGCCGTAAGGCACCGTTGCAAATGTCAATGAAGTTGTCTCGATGTATGGGTAAGTGGTTGGGCCTGGGAATTTATGAGGCTCCTCTTCGGTTGGGAACGCCAGTCACAGTGAACTTGCACCGGCGGCGGACCTATGCACCTGTGTGCAGCGCACGAACAGCGTGGCGTGATCGTTAAGCACAACCAACAGTACCACTGCTACACGTTCGGTTTGCTGCATGATAATGAATGAAACGCGGCTCAGCGGTCGTagaccgctcacggtctctgGGTGCATCAATGAGCGATTGAAATGCAACCAAGGGAGAAAGGTTGCAATTAATTCAGTGTATTTCACACACCCAAGTTTTGCTAATGTTTTACAGATGATACTTTTTGGCAGTTTAGTTAAGTATTGTCAACGCACAATGTGCGACTAATGAAAGAGTTTTTGAACATCTCTTCAATATAATGTCCTCAAAAAGACCTGTGATTTTGTATTTGAACTGAGGAAATATTTCCTCTCAGGAACGTAAAACTTCCCGATCAAGTCCCTTTCAATCAGCTCGTTTCAAAAAGGAGTTCTCTTCAAATCCCAATTTTGTGCAGAACTTCCTTATTTGCCACTGCCTCCCAAGCATACATTTCCACAAACCCCACATAATGTGCCCCCAGAGTGTCGTTACGCTACCTGGCCTGCGTaacaaacataaaagaaaacacgcagcGAAAGGACAcggcacacaacaacagcacgtaatagaaaatttcattttaattcacGTGTGTTCCCATCCCCTGCACCCGGCCGGAACAGATTGCAATAAAAACCTTCCTGACATCAGTcgtacaaaaaataaaagaagtttAGTATGCGAAAATTGAGCTTCCGTTTTAATGCTACCGTCAGCCGTGGCCTGACACAGCCTGACTTTCATGGCACGAAACGGAGCACCCTGCCTCCTAACAGTGGCGCGGCATAAAACGACGAGATGatgagaaaataaatttcacaaTTCCGCCACTATTTCCCGCTTAAAGAGCACCGTACCAAGCCGTTGGGCAGGGGGAAGATGACGCGACTGTTTGCTTTACGGCGAGGTGCGCACAGTCCATCTGCGTCTCTCTAGTCGATGTTCATTCATTAATAAACACACCGTGCTGTGCCGTACCCTGAAACGAACTGTGAAACGACCGGGGCTGGCTGTAAAAACAGAGCAGATTAAGGAAAGCCACTGGCAGGCGGGATGAGCGagaaagcgaaaacaaacatGCATAAAACCACTCGCCCAGTCGCACTCAAACTGCACCACACTAAAACTGCAACGGGCAAGATGCGGGATGGGAAACGTATAGCCGTTTAGCCGTATAGCGGTCGGTGGCGGTAAATTAAACCCGTTGATGATGCACTAAAAATACGCACGCTGCTAGACGCGATACGTTGAAGAAGACATTGGACTTAGTTGCTCACACAAGCGCTCACCCGAGTGAGGTGAGATGAGCAACTCACTGTATGGGTGATCGGGCAAGGGCACACGCATGCATTTTGACGATTCGTTGAGTTTATCTTTCGGTAAGGTTGAATTTTAGCAGCAAACGTTAAAAAcccgttttttctttccctttccagTGCTCCGCAATGCGTTCAACGCGTTCGATCAGGAGAAGAAGGGATGCATCGGCACCCAGATGGTCGGCACCATCCTGAGCATGTTGGGCCACCAGCTGGACGACAAGATGCTGAAGGAGATCATCGACGAGGTCGATGCGGACGGTTCGGGCGAGCTGGAGTTCGAGGAGTTCGTCACCCTCGCTGCCCGGTTCATGGTTGAGGAGGATGCCGAGGCCATGCAGCAGGAGCTGAAGGAAGCCTTCCGTCTGTACGACAAGGAGGGTAACGGCTACATCACCACCCAGGTGCTGCGCGAGATCCTCAAGGAGCTGGACGACAACCTGACCAACGAGGATCTGGACATGATGATTGAGGAAATCGATTCTGACGGTTCCGGTACCGTCGATTTCGATGGTAGGTGTTTTTTAGGAAGCGAGATCTTACATTCACGAACTAACAAAACATCTttcttgtgtttcttttccagAATTCATGGAAGTCATGACTGGTGGTGATGACTAAGTGTCATCCGGACATCCCTGGAacccaacaacaaacacaccaaatcaaaacaaagctaaagaaaagccaaaaaaactCCTCTACACCCATCTCCGTTTAGTTTCTTCTTCATCAATAATGGGGGGCAATGCCAGCCCACTCCTCTGCGTGTGGCTGACacaatctctctctcactttctGTGCTGAGCACTACTCTTCCACGGGTTTCGTCTTCCGCCTTTTTGCGATCTAAAAGCTTTAACGAATGAAGAACATTGGAAAGGGACACGGAAAGGCGGAGGAACAGCATTTCACGGCGCAAAAGGGGCCTACCAACATCATCACAAAAAGCCGCTCCAGCTATCATtgttgctaaaaaaaaaaaaggttgttcAAAGTGCTACACATTCTAATCCGTTCCGTTCGCGTATTCGTCGAGCGCTAATCGGCTTGGCCCTTTTAGCTTCGTACGCGTTCCTTCGCTGCTTGTGCCTTGCTGGTGTTCTTCTGGGAGGAGAGCTTGGAAATGTATTACCAAACCAATGTTGATGTTGATCTTATAGTGTAAGCGAGGGCAGAGTAACAGCGCTGAATAAACAACAACTATTGCGGAAAGCCTTCTAAATGGTTTCCGTAGAAAACCAACCATGGGTGTGAGTTATGAAGCAAATGGTTTACTTGATTTGATGACAATTATTGAGGTAAATTTAATCTTATGTAACTATTTATGGAATGTTAGTACATATTGAGTTAGTACATGTTTACATGTTTGTACAACTCTTTAAGAAAATCCACATGATTTTTAACATCTTCTCTAGCATTGTAGTTTGCATGCTTTTTCGAATACAAAAACTGATTTTATTAAGGTTTGAGTCCTTTTGATCTTCCCAATTTTGAATAATATTCTTAAAACACTCGTTTTGCTGTTCTAATAAACGGGTCTTGTGaagcaaattgcatactttaaggctgATTTGAGTTTCGGAATAAGATAATATGATGTATCACATTtcctaaataaaaataactagTCGTTAGGTTCAACTGTTTCAAGAATAAGAAGACATTTATAATagaaaacacatacaaattgGTTTACACAGTTTACATAGTTTGTAACTCCATAAATCAGGCCTTTCGGGTTTCTGGACAACGTAATTTCCTTAAATCTGGACAACGATTCTTATGGGAAAATATCCCCATTCAGGCAAGTTTATTAGACTTGAAGTTTTTATATAacttaaaactaaacaaaattatttgtaACATTCCAAAAAGCACGAAATTAAAGTCTAATCTATatcaaaatgattgaaaatgaTTAAATCTGTCAAATAATCATGCGAACCTATCCGAACAACTCACGAATCTGATGATGGACATTTTAGCATCTGTACTTGAGATTTGGCGAGTTTATAATTTTACCATGACAGTATTTTGATTCCCTGTAACCATGTAATTGACATTCTAATACATGCAGCACTAATCATTTTTGTAAATTACCAACGTAAGCTAATCGATATTCCTGACACGAAATTCCTGCCTACAATGTTTATCACACACTCACGTACACCTCAAATCGCAACCCGAATTGCAACGGGTAACCTTTTAAACATGGGTTATTAATAATTCAAACATCTTAATTAATGCTTCTTAGTCAGCAGAGCAGACCCACTAACCCGTACCGGATTGAACAAACAGCAGCATTAATC contains:
- the LOC120895215 gene encoding troponin C, isoallergen Bla g 6.0101-like isoform X2 — translated: MSVVDDLDKAQLELLRNAFNAFDQEKKGCIGTQMVGTILSMLGHQLDDKMLKEIIDEVDADGSGELEFEEFVTLAARFMVEEDAEAMQQELKEAFRLYDKEGNGYITTQVLREILKELDDNLTNEDLDMMIEEIDSDGSGTVDFDEFMEVMTGGDD
- the LOC120895215 gene encoding troponin C, isoallergen Bla g 6.0101-like isoform X3 translates to MDDLDKAQLELLRNAFNAFDQEKKGCIGTQMVGTILSMLGHQLDDKMLKEIIDEVDADGSGELEFEEFVTLAARFMVEEDAEAMQQELKEAFRLYDKEGNGYITTQVLREILKELDDNLTNEDLDMMIEEIDSDGSGTVDFDEFMEVMTGGDD
- the LOC120895215 gene encoding troponin C, isoallergen Bla g 6.0101-like isoform X1, with the translated sequence MVLRPALVPVLLSLLLCQQWWLLPSDAQSFFRRSVDDLDKAQLELLRNAFNAFDQEKKGCIGTQMVGTILSMLGHQLDDKMLKEIIDEVDADGSGELEFEEFVTLAARFMVEEDAEAMQQELKEAFRLYDKEGNGYITTQVLREILKELDDNLTNEDLDMMIEEIDSDGSGTVDFDEFMEVMTGGDD